In Malus sylvestris chromosome 15, drMalSylv7.2, whole genome shotgun sequence, a single genomic region encodes these proteins:
- the LOC126603150 gene encoding protein CURVATURE THYLAKOID 1D, chloroplastic isoform X1: MQLCTAAPQGVSNLPNRGHRRHNRHLITDSTTNLSSKPSLLHRQIPCSLKSLRLHSRLLLARAATSEETPSGPNPYAAEERGGGGVSLEDVVPPEKNLYNQTWTEEEVKEDANADAGGQMQIFDYFSNLDLKLDSDDTYNLLLYGGGALFALWLASAVVGAIDSIPLFPKLLEVVGLGYTVWFSSRYLIFKCHIKMRVMFDVAEVGDLSSSLCETTCVNVASMIDIIPTV, translated from the exons ATGCAGCTCTGTACAGCCGCTCCCCAAGGTGTCTCCAACCTCCCTAACCGCGGCCACCGCCGCCATAACCGCCATCTCATCACAGACTCCACCACCAACCTCAGCTCGAAACCCTCACTCCTTCACAGACAAATCCCATGCTCACTCAAATCTCTCCGGCTTCACTCTC GATTGCTTTTGGCGAGAGCAGCAACATCAGAAGAAACTCCAAGTGGGCCCAATCCTTATGCTGCCGAAGAGCGCGGCGGTGGCGGCGTATCCTTGGAGGATGTTGTGCCCCCTGAAAAGAATCTGTACAATCAAACTTGGACTGAAGAAGAAGTTAAAGAAGATGCAAATGCGGACGCGGGTGGCCAAATGCAGATATTCGATTATTTCAGTAACCTCGACTTAAAG TTGGATAGTGATGATACGTACAACCTTTTGCTATATGGTGGTGGTGCCTTGTTTGCCTTGTGGTTAGCATCAGCTGTCGTTGGAGCTATTGATTCTATTCCGTTG TTCCCGAAGTTGCTGGAAGTAGTCGGTCTTGGATACACCGTCTGGTTTAGCTCTCGTTATCTGATATTCAAG TGTCATATCAAGATGAGAGTGATGTTCGATGTTGCTGAAGTTGGTGATCTCTCTTCATCTCTCTGTGAGACTACTTGTGTTAATGTTGCATCGATGATCGATATAATCCCGACAGTCTAG
- the LOC126603150 gene encoding protein CURVATURE THYLAKOID 1D, chloroplastic isoform X2, whose translation MQLCTAAPQGVSNLPNRGHRRHNRHLITDSTTNLSSKPSLLHRQIPCSLKSLRLHSRLLLARAATSEETPSGPNPYAAEERGGGGVSLEDVVPPEKNLYNQTWTEEEVKEDANADAGGQMQIFDYFSNLDLKLDSDDTYNLLLYGGGALFALWLASAVVGAIDSIPLFPKLLEVVGLGYTVWFSSRYLIFKKNRDELVAKVQVLKQQVLGSDDD comes from the exons ATGCAGCTCTGTACAGCCGCTCCCCAAGGTGTCTCCAACCTCCCTAACCGCGGCCACCGCCGCCATAACCGCCATCTCATCACAGACTCCACCACCAACCTCAGCTCGAAACCCTCACTCCTTCACAGACAAATCCCATGCTCACTCAAATCTCTCCGGCTTCACTCTC GATTGCTTTTGGCGAGAGCAGCAACATCAGAAGAAACTCCAAGTGGGCCCAATCCTTATGCTGCCGAAGAGCGCGGCGGTGGCGGCGTATCCTTGGAGGATGTTGTGCCCCCTGAAAAGAATCTGTACAATCAAACTTGGACTGAAGAAGAAGTTAAAGAAGATGCAAATGCGGACGCGGGTGGCCAAATGCAGATATTCGATTATTTCAGTAACCTCGACTTAAAG TTGGATAGTGATGATACGTACAACCTTTTGCTATATGGTGGTGGTGCCTTGTTTGCCTTGTGGTTAGCATCAGCTGTCGTTGGAGCTATTGATTCTATTCCGTTG TTCCCGAAGTTGCTGGAAGTAGTCGGTCTTGGATACACCGTCTGGTTTAGCTCTCGTTATCTGATATTCAAG AAAAACAGAGATGAGTTGGTTGCTAAAGTTCAAGTCCTTAAACAGCAGGTTCTGGGTTCGGACGATGACTGA